The following proteins come from a genomic window of Novosphingobium sp. P6W:
- a CDS encoding efflux transporter outer membrane subunit translates to MHRPFPSPRLLAVLAVLPLAAGCAGVTRSHYAAPSVPVAAEWDAAPVGDPARAGGPWWNEFADPALTSLVEQVLATNADLAAAGLRLKRARLSSDLARQALLPSFNAALSSNGSKPLEGGTSWSKGSTGSLGASWEIDLFGKLDAQADAARWEAQATAQDLTGTRLSLISTAVQAWWQLGYANEQIALGEQSIAYVKRALELVQRQYDAGAVSRVELRDAQQSAASQEAAQTQLVQARVEALKALAALLDRQGYDGEELRVLPQGALPAIDAGVPASLLARRPDLAAAELRVRGTLATSDATTASYYPGFSLTGALGTASSSLLTFFSNPAASLGAALSLPELNPAKVRLATGVARADYDIAVQDFRQTFYDALRDTQISLSARDQYIAQARFLNANYAAARDAEALYERQYRNGLITLRLWLDAQERLRSARSSLLQNRYNQLTAQVQVYQALGGDTATPAS, encoded by the coding sequence GTGCACAGGCCATTTCCTTCCCCGCGGCTGCTCGCCGTCCTTGCAGTGCTTCCTCTGGCCGCCGGCTGTGCGGGCGTGACCCGCTCGCACTACGCAGCGCCTTCTGTCCCGGTGGCCGCTGAATGGGACGCAGCCCCCGTGGGCGATCCCGCCCGCGCAGGCGGCCCGTGGTGGAACGAGTTCGCCGACCCTGCCCTCACCTCGCTGGTGGAGCAGGTGCTGGCGACCAACGCCGACCTTGCCGCCGCCGGCCTTCGCCTGAAGCGTGCGCGCCTGTCGTCCGATCTGGCGCGGCAGGCGCTGCTCCCCAGCTTCAACGCCGCGCTGTCCTCCAATGGCTCGAAGCCGCTGGAGGGCGGCACATCGTGGAGCAAGGGGAGCACCGGCTCGCTGGGCGCGTCATGGGAAATCGACCTTTTCGGCAAGCTCGATGCGCAGGCTGACGCGGCCCGCTGGGAAGCGCAGGCCACCGCGCAGGATCTGACGGGAACGCGGCTTTCGCTTATCAGCACCGCCGTGCAGGCATGGTGGCAACTTGGCTATGCCAACGAGCAGATCGCGCTGGGCGAACAGAGCATCGCCTATGTGAAGCGCGCGCTGGAACTGGTGCAACGCCAGTATGACGCCGGCGCCGTTTCCCGCGTGGAACTGCGCGATGCCCAGCAGTCGGCCGCATCGCAGGAAGCCGCGCAGACGCAGCTGGTGCAGGCCCGTGTCGAGGCGCTGAAAGCCCTCGCCGCGCTGCTGGACCGGCAGGGTTACGACGGTGAGGAACTGCGCGTCCTGCCCCAAGGCGCCCTGCCCGCAATCGACGCAGGCGTGCCCGCGTCGCTGCTGGCGCGCCGCCCCGACCTTGCCGCCGCCGAACTGCGCGTGCGCGGGACGCTGGCGACCAGCGATGCCACCACCGCAAGCTATTACCCCGGCTTCAGTCTGACCGGAGCGCTGGGAACGGCCAGTTCCTCGTTGCTCACGTTCTTCAGCAACCCCGCCGCCAGCCTTGGCGCGGCGCTATCGTTGCCGGAACTGAACCCAGCCAAGGTGCGCCTTGCCACCGGGGTCGCGCGCGCAGACTACGACATCGCCGTCCAAGACTTTCGCCAGACCTTTTACGACGCCCTGCGCGATACCCAGATCAGCCTCTCCGCGCGCGACCAGTACATCGCGCAGGCCCGGTTCCTAAACGCCAACTACGCCGCCGCCAGAGACGCCGAGGCCCTGTACGAGCGCCAGTACCGTAACGGGCTCATCACCCTGCGCCTGTGGCTGGACGCGCAGGAACGCCTGCGCAGCGCGCGCAGCAGCCTGCTCCAGAACCGCTACAATCAGCTGACCGCGCAAGTGCAGGTCTATCAGGCGCTGGGCGGGGACACCGCCACCCCCGCCTCCTGA
- a CDS encoding Rossmann-like and DUF2520 domain-containing protein: MAPPSLIRQIGIIGTGKVARAMALAFGDHSAAPPMIWGRTHKAIEDAIAQIGQGVTANDLAALVKACDVTVIAVSDDAIAAVVETLAQAGPLDHAPLVFHVSGSSGTAILSALHGNGALTAAIHPAMTFTGDPQLEVTRMAGACFAVTGSDPIATARGHALIQMLGGVSVEVAEAQRTLYHAALCHAANHLVTLIAGASGALRAAGADDPGNLLAPLVRAALENVLQRGIGALSGPVLRGDTGTIGAHLTAIEAGYPQMLAPYRAMMLATVEELERREPLADLANMQPGPGLNTRA, from the coding sequence ATGGCACCTCCTTCCCTCATCCGGCAGATCGGCATCATCGGCACAGGCAAAGTGGCACGCGCCATGGCGCTGGCTTTTGGCGACCATAGCGCCGCGCCGCCAATGATTTGGGGCCGCACGCACAAGGCAATAGAGGATGCCATCGCGCAGATTGGCCAAGGCGTCACGGCGAACGACCTCGCCGCGCTGGTGAAAGCCTGCGATGTGACCGTGATTGCGGTGTCGGACGATGCCATCGCGGCCGTGGTTGAGACACTGGCTCAGGCCGGGCCGCTGGACCACGCGCCCCTCGTCTTCCACGTCAGCGGCAGCAGCGGCACGGCGATCCTGTCCGCCCTGCACGGCAACGGCGCGCTGACGGCGGCGATACACCCGGCCATGACCTTCACCGGCGACCCGCAACTTGAGGTGACGCGCATGGCCGGGGCATGCTTCGCCGTCACCGGATCGGACCCCATAGCGACGGCGCGCGGCCATGCGCTTATCCAAATGCTGGGCGGTGTTTCGGTCGAAGTGGCCGAAGCGCAGCGCACACTCTATCACGCAGCCCTGTGCCACGCCGCCAATCACCTCGTCACGCTGATCGCAGGAGCATCAGGCGCCTTGCGAGCGGCGGGAGCGGATGACCCGGGAAATCTCCTGGCGCCGCTGGTACGCGCGGCGTTGGAAAATGTGCTCCAACGCGGGATCGGCGCCCTGTCGGGTCCGGTGCTGCGCGGAGATACAGGCACCATCGGCGCCCACCTCACGGCGATCGAGGCGGGCTATCCGCAAATGCTGGCGCCCTATCGCGCCATGATGCTCGCGACCGTCGAGGAATTGGAACGGCGGGAGCCTCTCGCAGACCTTGCGAATATGCAGCCCGGGCCCGGACTAAACACCCGAGCTTGA
- a CDS encoding EthD family reductase, whose protein sequence is MHSSDTDVVIYVTYTGTPESRFDRDYYTGKHMPLVMAAWQQYGLKSAAAFYPAVAGDGTVAICECRFADEAALEAAFASPEAAGVMADVARFTDLVPARVRAAAL, encoded by the coding sequence ATGCACAGCAGCGATACCGACGTGGTGATCTACGTCACATACACCGGAACGCCCGAGAGCCGCTTCGACCGGGACTATTATACCGGTAAGCACATGCCGCTGGTGATGGCCGCCTGGCAGCAATACGGCCTTAAGAGCGCCGCCGCCTTCTATCCGGCCGTAGCGGGCGACGGCACCGTGGCGATCTGCGAATGCCGGTTTGCGGACGAGGCCGCGCTGGAGGCTGCATTCGCCTCGCCCGAGGCTGCCGGTGTGATGGCGGACGTGGCGCGCTTCACCGATCTCGTGCCCGCGCGGGTGCGGGCGGCGGCGCTCTGA
- a CDS encoding AsmA family protein has translation MDATTPIGADGTAKPADVRRRRHVLKIIRNTVLILIGLIFAIWLVLFITKGRFLKHPFESIAGSLADRKITVGGDFQLYFAPLRIKFVAEKLAVSNPQWASRDTLFSARRIEARIAPLSLIFGRRHAYWLDLVDGNANLEWDAQHKRNTWTFGSGDKGKPFELPRIDRANVAGTRIRYVDPQMPLLANLRIDPIVSSDTRIDKAVGVNGDGRFRDTPFRVAARLLSPDASVAGGENKLELRAWAVNSVIDVAGTLPALTEFEDVPLRVAAQGRDLSDFLEVIDVTIPQTRRYALKAQMVKDGQAYRFTGMTGTFGQSDLSGRFTVNNADRLRLDAVLTTRRLDIIDAAPFIGYNPDIVAADGAVAAAAATGAGAQRVLPDAALPVASMQRFDAGLEWKIGIIRSKNVPVSNVAVKLSLERGRLALSPLTFSMARGDVSSDLIFDTRQRPSAISYDIRLGSTPMGRLLAGYGVADSGTTGSVHGRIKLEGRGDTVHDSLATSSGRIAFVMPQGTLWTQNAQLAELDLGTFVYKMFEGKLKKPIEINCGLVAFSVRGGSATSDPILIDTSKNVVTARGGFSFDTEAVDLAFRADGKKFSLLSGQSPVRLGGHFASPSLQVISPELLGRAGAGLGLAVVASPVAGLLAFVDVGDAKSAACGPVLSGAGAAAQRTTKGKPRTDLGVGKAKKGS, from the coding sequence ATGGACGCAACCACACCTATCGGGGCGGATGGCACGGCAAAGCCTGCAGACGTGCGGCGGCGTCGGCATGTCCTGAAAATCATCCGCAATACGGTGCTGATCCTGATCGGTTTGATTTTCGCGATCTGGCTGGTGCTTTTCATTACGAAGGGGCGGTTTCTGAAACATCCCTTCGAAAGCATCGCGGGCTCACTGGCGGATCGCAAGATTACGGTGGGCGGCGACTTCCAGCTTTATTTCGCGCCTCTCCGCATCAAGTTTGTGGCCGAAAAACTGGCAGTTTCCAATCCGCAGTGGGCATCGCGCGATACTCTTTTTTCCGCGCGGCGGATCGAGGCGCGCATCGCGCCGCTTTCACTGATCTTCGGCCGCAGGCACGCCTATTGGCTCGATTTGGTGGATGGAAACGCCAATCTTGAATGGGATGCGCAGCACAAGCGCAATACCTGGACTTTCGGCAGCGGCGATAAAGGCAAGCCATTCGAACTGCCGCGCATCGACCGCGCCAATGTCGCTGGCACGCGCATTCGCTATGTCGATCCGCAAATGCCGCTGCTGGCGAACCTGAGGATCGACCCTATCGTTTCGAGCGATACGCGGATCGATAAGGCCGTTGGCGTGAACGGCGACGGACGGTTTCGCGATACGCCGTTCCGGGTAGCCGCGCGCCTGCTCTCGCCCGATGCGAGCGTCGCTGGAGGCGAAAACAAGCTGGAACTGCGCGCCTGGGCGGTGAACAGCGTGATCGACGTTGCCGGAACGCTCCCGGCGCTGACCGAATTCGAAGACGTGCCGCTGCGGGTCGCCGCACAGGGGCGGGACTTGTCGGATTTCCTGGAGGTGATCGACGTCACCATCCCGCAGACGCGGCGCTACGCGCTTAAGGCGCAGATGGTGAAGGACGGGCAGGCTTACCGCTTCACCGGCATGACCGGCACCTTCGGCCAGTCCGATCTTTCGGGGCGCTTCACCGTCAACAATGCGGATCGGCTACGCCTGGACGCTGTATTGACGACACGCCGATTGGACATCATCGATGCGGCGCCCTTCATCGGCTACAATCCCGATATCGTCGCCGCCGACGGCGCGGTAGCGGCCGCGGCGGCGACGGGCGCGGGCGCGCAGCGTGTGCTGCCCGATGCGGCGTTGCCGGTGGCGTCGATGCAGCGTTTCGACGCCGGGCTGGAGTGGAAGATCGGCATCATCCGCTCGAAAAACGTGCCGGTTTCGAACGTGGCGGTAAAGCTGTCGCTCGAACGCGGGAGGCTGGCGCTGTCGCCGCTGACGTTTTCGATGGCGCGCGGGGATGTTTCGTCCGACCTGATTTTCGATACTCGTCAGCGCCCATCGGCCATCAGCTACGACATTCGCCTCGGTTCGACGCCGATGGGGCGCTTGCTTGCCGGGTACGGCGTCGCTGATTCGGGCACTACCGGATCGGTTCACGGGCGCATCAAGCTGGAGGGAAGGGGTGACACCGTCCACGATTCGCTGGCGACTTCGTCGGGGCGGATCGCCTTCGTAATGCCGCAGGGCACGCTGTGGACCCAGAATGCGCAGCTTGCCGAACTTGATCTGGGAACATTCGTCTACAAGATGTTCGAGGGTAAGTTGAAGAAGCCGATCGAGATCAACTGCGGCCTCGTCGCTTTCAGCGTTCGCGGTGGCAGCGCGACCTCCGATCCGATCCTTATCGACACCAGTAAAAACGTCGTCACCGCGCGAGGCGGCTTCAGCTTCGACACCGAAGCCGTCGATCTGGCGTTTCGCGCCGATGGCAAGAAGTTCAGCTTGCTGTCGGGGCAGTCCCCCGTGCGTCTGGGAGGGCATTTTGCCAGCCCGTCGCTACAGGTCATCAGCCCCGAACTGCTCGGCCGCGCCGGTGCGGGGCTGGGGCTGGCCGTGGTGGCATCGCCGGTGGCGGGCTTGCTCGCCTTTGTCGACGTGGGCGATGCGAAGTCCGCCGCTTGCGGTCCTGTCCTGTCAGGCGCGGGGGCTGCGGCCCAGCGCACCACCAAAGGCAAGCCCCGGACCGATCTTGGTGTTGGAAAGGCGAAGAAGGGTTCCTGA
- a CDS encoding TetR/AcrR family transcriptional regulator, giving the protein MTANLISGRGRPRGFDTEQALATGEALFHEKGYEGVGLAALTSALGIKPPSFYAAFGSKAAFFERVLQRYSAAATPIADLFVPGRPAIDALAQLLLNSAQGYAADPERRGCLVLEAARSSTDSDICQLARTAAQRPRAAIHAFMMQSHPDAADSVTDMVVATMSGMSAAAREGWDEKRLASVARIALMGIAAELGD; this is encoded by the coding sequence GTGACTGCTAATTTAATATCGGGAAGAGGTAGGCCGCGCGGCTTCGACACCGAACAGGCGCTGGCGACAGGCGAGGCGCTGTTCCACGAAAAGGGCTACGAAGGCGTCGGCCTTGCCGCGCTGACCAGTGCCCTGGGCATCAAGCCCCCTAGCTTCTACGCCGCTTTCGGCAGCAAAGCCGCCTTCTTCGAGCGCGTCCTCCAGCGCTACAGTGCGGCCGCCACGCCGATCGCGGATCTGTTCGTGCCCGGCCGCCCGGCGATTGATGCTTTGGCGCAGTTGCTGCTGAATTCGGCGCAAGGCTATGCCGCCGATCCCGAACGGCGCGGTTGCCTTGTGCTGGAGGCCGCTCGCTCCTCCACGGATTCCGATATCTGCCAGTTGGCGCGCACCGCTGCTCAGCGCCCGCGCGCCGCCATTCACGCCTTCATGATGCAGTCGCACCCCGATGCGGCGGATAGCGTAACGGACATGGTTGTCGCCACGATGTCCGGCATGTCCGCTGCCGCCCGCGAAGGCTGGGACGAGAAACGACTGGCCAGCGTCGCCCGCATCGCCTTGATGGGCATCGCGGCGGAACTGGGCGATTGA
- a CDS encoding murein L,D-transpeptidase catalytic domain family protein — translation MDKMSLQTSRRTAMFAGAAMAVGAAACSTRVPFMAESTPPVPVPARPPIAPAPIAPAPSRFAVDPRILQKALAALDEHSTTITARDRIAIVDFSAPSSEQRLHFLDVASGKASRLLVAHGSGSDPGHTGFLKSFSNAFGSNASSEGAFVTDNYYVGKHGRSQRLIGLDATNNNALDRAIVIHSAWYANDEMINAHGKLGRSQGCFAVGENKLDDVFAFLGQGRLVYAVRT, via the coding sequence ATGGATAAAATGTCCCTTCAAACTTCCCGACGCACCGCGATGTTTGCGGGCGCTGCGATGGCTGTTGGCGCTGCGGCTTGTTCAACTCGTGTGCCGTTCATGGCAGAGTCCACTCCGCCCGTACCGGTGCCGGCGCGCCCTCCGATTGCGCCTGCCCCGATTGCTCCGGCACCCTCGCGCTTCGCCGTGGACCCAAGGATCCTGCAAAAGGCTCTGGCCGCGCTCGACGAGCATTCAACGACCATCACGGCCCGGGATCGCATCGCCATCGTCGACTTCTCCGCGCCTTCTTCCGAGCAGAGACTGCACTTCCTCGACGTTGCAAGCGGCAAGGCCTCGCGGCTACTGGTGGCCCACGGCTCTGGCTCGGATCCTGGCCACACCGGCTTCCTCAAGAGCTTTTCTAATGCGTTCGGGTCCAACGCCTCCAGCGAAGGCGCATTCGTGACCGATAATTACTACGTCGGCAAGCATGGCCGCTCACAGCGCCTTATCGGGCTGGATGCTACCAACAATAACGCCCTCGACCGGGCCATCGTCATACATAGCGCGTGGTATGCCAACGACGAGATGATAAACGCTCACGGCAAACTGGGCCGTAGTCAGGGCTGCTTCGCGGTGGGTGAGAACAAGCTCGACGATGTGTTCGCATTTTTGGGACAGGGGCGCCTTGTCTATGCAGTCCGCACATGA
- the bdcA gene encoding SDR family oxidoreductase — protein MSGIAGKKALVIGGSRGIGAAIVKRLAADGAQVDFTYAGSREAAEVLALETGTSAIRSDAAERDGLIKTVRDAGPADILVFNAGLLVAGDPLELDADAVDRMIDVNVRAPYHAAVEAARTMPEGGRIVFIGSVNGDSIPFPGLAAYSMTKSALQGMARGLARDFGPREITVNVVQPGPTDTDMNPADGPMAEMMHGVMAIKRHGTAMEVASLVSYLVSADARGITGAMHTIDGGFGA, from the coding sequence ATGTCAGGCATCGCAGGCAAGAAGGCACTGGTGATCGGCGGCAGCCGCGGCATCGGCGCCGCTATCGTAAAGAGACTGGCGGCCGACGGCGCGCAGGTCGATTTCACTTACGCAGGATCCCGGGAAGCCGCCGAGGTTCTGGCGCTGGAGACCGGAACCAGCGCGATCCGTTCCGACGCCGCCGAACGGGACGGCCTGATCAAGACCGTGCGGGATGCCGGACCTGCCGATATCCTGGTGTTCAACGCCGGACTGCTGGTGGCCGGCGATCCGCTGGAACTGGACGCAGACGCGGTCGATCGCATGATCGACGTGAACGTGCGCGCGCCTTACCATGCCGCCGTCGAAGCAGCGCGGACCATGCCCGAGGGCGGGCGCATCGTGTTCATCGGCTCGGTCAATGGCGACAGCATCCCGTTCCCCGGCCTTGCCGCCTATTCCATGACCAAGTCGGCATTGCAGGGCATGGCCCGCGGCCTTGCGCGTGATTTCGGTCCGCGAGAGATCACCGTCAACGTCGTGCAGCCGGGACCCACCGATACTGACATGAATCCCGCCGATGGCCCGATGGCCGAGATGATGCACGGCGTCATGGCCATCAAGCGCCACGGCACCGCCATGGAAGTGGCGAGCCTCGTTTCCTATCTCGTGAGCGCGGATGCGCGCGGCATCACCGGCGCCATGCATACCATCGACGGCGGTTTCGGCGCCTGA
- a CDS encoding NAD(P)-dependent oxidoreductase — MDIGFIGLGRMGLAMASNLGRAGHRIRAWNRSPVAGDAVVNGTIAASPQEVFGADVVFTMLSDDAAIRKVVLDGDLLSHAREGLVHVVTATISVDFAGELADIHAARGIGYVSAPVFGRPDVAEAAQLNIMAAGSAEAIAKVTPLFDVIGRRVFVMGDDPRAANASKVAGNMMIAMAMEAMAEAAAITEAHGVERGAFLDLMTQTLFGCRVYENYGGKIVARDYEPGFRLVLGLKDLRLASEAGEAFGKALPMLDAVRGQMQAAADAGRGEQDWSAIAAHLLGK; from the coding sequence ATGGATATCGGATTTATCGGCCTTGGCCGGATGGGGCTGGCGATGGCTTCGAACCTGGGCCGTGCCGGGCACCGCATCCGCGCCTGGAACCGCTCGCCCGTGGCGGGAGACGCGGTGGTGAACGGGACTATCGCGGCAAGCCCGCAGGAGGTGTTCGGTGCCGACGTCGTCTTCACCATGCTGTCGGACGATGCCGCGATCCGGAAGGTTGTGCTGGACGGCGACCTTCTATCCCATGCCCGCGAGGGATTGGTGCATGTCGTCACCGCGACGATCTCGGTGGATTTCGCGGGCGAGCTTGCGGATATCCATGCCGCGCGCGGCATCGGCTATGTCTCGGCCCCGGTGTTCGGCCGCCCCGACGTAGCCGAAGCGGCGCAGCTCAACATCATGGCCGCCGGTTCCGCCGAGGCGATCGCCAAAGTCACCCCGCTATTCGACGTGATCGGGCGGCGCGTCTTCGTAATGGGAGACGATCCCCGTGCCGCCAATGCCTCGAAGGTCGCGGGTAACATGATGATCGCGATGGCCATGGAGGCCATGGCCGAAGCGGCGGCGATCACCGAGGCGCACGGCGTGGAGCGCGGCGCTTTCCTGGACCTGATGACCCAGACCCTGTTCGGCTGCCGGGTGTATGAAAACTATGGCGGCAAGATCGTTGCGCGCGATTACGAACCGGGCTTCCGCCTGGTCCTCGGCCTCAAGGACTTGCGGCTGGCGAGCGAGGCGGGCGAAGCGTTCGGCAAGGCGCTGCCCATGCTCGATGCGGTGCGCGGGCAGATGCAGGCCGCCGCCGATGCCGGGCGCGGCGAGCAGGACTGGTCTGCCATAGCAGCGCATCTGCTCGGCAAGTGA